A window of the Pogona vitticeps strain Pit_001003342236 chromosome 4, PviZW2.1, whole genome shotgun sequence genome harbors these coding sequences:
- the LOC110091086 gene encoding mas-related G-protein coupled receptor member H-like codes for MTNFSLLSLPFLDAGMEYNDILNGSWFSNYSSSISEYDNTFLVGIYITTGFTFLINLAGFVGNGTVIWLLGFHTKRNPFTIYILNLSVADFSILTALAGLNTCWLLGVLPGIYCSDSLHEFFYAFFSFMFSASQFLLTAISIDRCVCLSFPLWHKCHRPAHLSTIICAIIWILTFLISATPTITFLLTNRNYTYLRYYQFLLNAMLFTPVMFLSTLAMIIKVCLMSPQRRRERLLTVILLALILFLLFALPMNFIEYFYFYTSYFDEYLYEYGLICVSLDSTINPLIYFLIGRRKRGRSRGSVKKILEKLFEEGNCAETLEPTVQTEL; via the coding sequence ATGACCAATTTCAGTCTGCTGTCACTTCCTTTTCTGGATGCAGGAATGGAATATAATGACATACTCAACGGCAGTTGGTTCTCAAACTACAGCAGCAGCATCTCAGAATATGACAACACTTTTCTTGTAGGAATTTACATAACGACCGGTTTCACTTTTCTTATCAACCTTGCTGGCTTTGTGGGGAACGGGACGGTCATTTGGCTTCTTGGCTTCCACACTAAGAGAAATCCTTTCACCATCTACATCTTGAACCTCTCCGTCGCAGACTTTAGTATACTCACTGCTCTAGCTGGCCTAAATACATGTTGGCTTTTAGGTGTCCTCCCTGGTATATACTGTTCTGATTCCCTGCATGAGTTTTTTTATGCCTTCTTCTCATTTATGTTCAGCGCGAGTCAGTTTCTACTGACGGCCATCAGCATTGacaggtgtgtgtgtctctctttccCACTTTGGCACAAGTGTCATCGGCCAGCACATTTGTCCACCATTATATGTGCCATCATATGGATCCTTACGTTCCTGATCTCTGCTACCCCCACCATCACCTTCTTGTTAACCAATAGAAATTATACTTATTTGAGGTACTACCAGTTTCTCCTAAATGCCATGCTCTTCACTCCAGTCATGTTTCTTTCCACACTAGCCATGATCATTAAAGTCTGCTTAATGTCACCCCAACGTAGACGGGAAAGGCTTTTAACAGTCATCTTGCTTGCtctcattctcttcctcctctttgctttGCCAATGAATTTCATTGAGTATTTCTACTTCTACACTTCATATTTTGATGAGTATCTCTATGAATATGGCTTGATATGTGTATCTCTGGACAGCACCATTAATCCTCTGATCTATTTCCTGATAGGGAGAAGAAAAAGGGGTAGGTCTAGGGGCAGTGTAAAGAAAATATTGGAGAAACTTTTTGAAGAGGGAAACTGTGCAGAGACACTAGAACCCACAGTCCAAACTGAGCTTTGA
- the LOC110091090 gene encoding proto-oncogene Mas-like gives MASSPFSNCGYVDSNVDTNGTGMILTSGFTLLISLFGIAGNGIVIWFLGFRIKRNRFTTYILNLCVADVGVAVSLIAINVYWFIGKFSSTNYEDPLKTVFRSGFLFTYSASQFFLTVISIDRCVSIFFPLSYHYHQPKHLPVILCVVIWTLPLPFLAAHLTLYLNNKNCIIWYLQFLLNLVFFIPGMTISTSAILIKVCLISPQYKRRKLLYAILLSLSFFLLFAFPMNVIQCLYLSNVYFGSLYYFEFGYICASLNSAINPFFYFLVGREKKGQQRRRMQKILEQMFRDEEDSKESEIPASIPKTIPP, from the coding sequence ATGGCCTCCAGTCCATTTTCAAATTGTGGTTATGTTGACAGTAATGTGGATACTAATGGAACAGGAATGATTCTAACAAGTGGTTTCACTCTTTTGATCAGCCTCTTTGGAATTGCGGGCAACGGGATCGTCATCTGGTTCCTTGGCTTTCGCATCAAGAGGAATCGTTTCACCACCTACATCCTGAACCTCTGCGTTGCTGATGTTGGTGTGGCCGTGTCTCTGATTGCTATTAATGTATATTGGTTTATAGGTAAATTTTCTTCTACAAACTATGAAGATCCGCTAAAGACTGTCTTCCGTAGTGGTTTCCTCTTCACCTACAGCGCAAGTCAATTTTTCCTAACAGTCATCAGCATTGACCGGTGTGTGTCTATCTTCTTTCCACTTTCATATCATTACCACCAGCCGAAACACTTGCCTGTCATTTTGTGTGTCGTAATATGGACCCTCCCCTTGCCATTTTTAGCAGCGCATCTCACCCTCTATCTGAACAATAAGAACTGTATTATCTGGTACCTCCAATTTCTCCTGAATCTCGTGTTTTTCATCCCAGGCATGACCATCTCCACAAGTGCCATATTAATCAAAGTCTGCTTAATATCACCGCAGTACAAGCGGCGAAAGCTTTTGTATGccatcttgctctctctctcctttttcctcctttttgcttTTCCAATGAATGTCATTCAGTGTTTGTACCTGAGTAACGTATATTTTGGCAGCCTTTATTACTTTGAATTCGGGTATATTTGTGCCTCCTTGAACAGTGCTATTAACCCATTCTTCTACTTCCTGGtagggagagagaagaagggtCAGCAAAGGAGGAGAATGCAGAAAATATTGGAGCAGATGTTTAGGGATGAAGAAGACAGCAAAGAATCTGAAATCCCAGCTTCTATTCCGAAAACTATACCTCCTTAA